A window of Watersipora subatra chromosome 10, tzWatSuba1.1, whole genome shotgun sequence genomic DNA:
gcagcaaactcaaacagaacatcatggtttatgcagcacacattcaagtctctctttccccctttatggcagtttccacactgacaaagcttcttcggctggtgggacgacataaacattctgtaatcaataaaacaaatgcaataaatatatgtcattcataggtatgtcattctaaagcgtatctattgacagcttccaaattgggagttaaatagattgcgagtgtaattttaaaaatgaataaacgtttaacaaaggcacaagtacgccaagccaatgattcgaagctttggttctggaaattaaagatttgcattgatcaatcgattttcttcactttctacaagtgaaaagtgaacatctaatgtcaaatcataaatctaatttactagataaagatgccacagaaaatttgaagcgaATGTacctaggtgaaccgataaaaaaatataaaacgatgattagtgatagcaaaaagttacaattttattaattagtacatgtattaatgagtactaaaatattacctttagtatattcatcaatctaagccattgtatagctagatgctaaagattaaaaagaagccgtcaagaacttactgtacatacgtatctcgcacgcgcaggaaattacattttagcctcaaacagggaaatataatctgaatgtaaactcaacaggaaactctataggcgactcaaagtaaaagataaatttacctccattctccgagcttcctccgtagaactttaactacctgatgccaagaaaactcggagtcaccttcgcagtaactttacagcaattttacaataacattattacatgtatgttgttcgccaataaaacgtgtcgatcgagtaattcattgttgattaatttagtaaatatcgatgtccatgtgatttaataatagagtaaaatccctaaatttgagatcacagacaacacgttttacgagtgataacatttattacggcctatataaagatttcgcgctgatgattggctaagggagcgacctcatatttatcgctcgtggtttcttttcagacatattgcttgtgacgtcacgaaagaagcacccgctggaacgtgagctttttaaaagagggcctcattcaaacgcatatatctctagacagggctggtctacaaagacaaaaatggcatcaaattgtagctgatgttttggccttttatgggtcttaatttcattaaatcgaattttttgacgcaaccacatctttaaggttGTTCCATTTTTACTTTCTAGAGAAGCGATCTGAGTTTAGCTTCTCTGTGTAACCACTATGTTTTCGATGGTcattaaattcaaatttatttatttacctcACCAGGTTTAGTCGTAACCGTTACTAAAAATGAAGCTATAAATCAGAAACAGTAAAAAAAGTACAAAAACTGCATTAAAGAGGCTTGGTGTGGGTAACTGGCACACATAAAACAACTGTATTGAAGAGGCTTGATGTGAATAACTGGCACACATAAAACAACTGTATTAAAGAGGCTCGATGTGGGTAACTGGCACACATAAAACAACTGTATTAAAGAGGCTCGATGTGGGTAACTGGCACACATAAAACAACTGTATTAAAGAGGCTCGATGTGGGTAACTGGCACACATAAAACAACTGTATTAAAGAGGCTTGATGTGGGTAACTGGCacatataaaactataaatttaTAGTTTCTATACGATAATAGAGATAAATCAATTTATCTCAAACTGCTACCCTCTCATGTCATAGAGTTTGGCTTGTAGAATCCAGAGGGCATGGCGAGCATacaagaggagacaacttaAGAAACTTCATTCTCTGACAGGTAGATGGAATACTACTGattttacaaatgtattttctGTTATCTTGTAGACTACTGCAAGTAGATAGTGAACAGGTGTAGAAAGTATAGTACAATCCCGTATGGTGCACTATTAAAGCATTCATATGCTTGGATGACACCTTTAACACGTATAATTATAATGAAAACATTAAGGATTAGCCCAAATGTTCTCCCTTATTACCATTGTTAATTTAAATGATAGCTACCGCTCTCTCCATTAACAGGCCTTTctaattgaccaatcagaaatAATTTGTTAATTTGATTCATTGGATGATTGTTCCTCGATAGACAGATTACTCCCATTGCATTGTAATTCTTTCAGTGTGAAATCAGCTTATTTTACAATTCGTTTTAAACGTCTCacagatgttattaataaaattacaaatgtCATCAAATTATCAGAAATGATAAAGTGCAGTATGGATGTCAAAGCATTTTATTGTTGTGTTACAGTAGCAATTGTTTTAAATCTGCCAACCTTCATATAATCACACAATTctgtacatgcaattaataagaTGACTAAAGTGTTGACCAATATGGGGCTTGAACCCtggacattcagcttattagactaaCTCTCTAACTAACTGAGCTAATCATCAACCTTCTGAAGTCATAGAATCATTGTGCCAATCAGGAAATAGATTGCTTTGTGACAGAAAAAAACAGATGGACACGTAACAcccaataataaaatacatgtatataaatatatagtaaatataatgcTTGAGTAAAAGTATATGATATGCATCCATTACACCATTACACATGCTATAAGGAACCTTGCTAGTTCTGGTGAACTCGAAAGGCCAACTCCTGTAAGCCGTTGTGTATCGAGTGGGAATGTGTATACACGCATAAGTTTTATGTTAATTTAATTGTCTGTTTCTCTACCATGAATTCCAGTATGAGAAAGCCAACAAATGCTATGAAAATTAATACAGAGGAGTTGAATGTTCGTGACAGCCGCGATATTTTTCCGGCCAGTATCATATTAGGAGTTGTCATCTTCATTTGGGTAGAAATACTCTGTTACCTTTAATATATTTGAGTGTAGTTTATAAGCTCACTTAGTTACTGTCTAAGTACAGTTTTTAGTCTTTTTCTCTGCTATTTATTGTACACAAGTTGTCGCCTCATTTTTGCTGcgatttgcagttttgttattaaCATTATTTGTGCACTTACCATTATGTGGTTACTTACGCATGATATTTATTATGTTGATGATCGTAAAAAGACAGGGAACTCTCGATTCCTACTAATAAACGTGTACTGAGATCCCCGAGCTTTGAAATTTCCTTTATCGATCATCTGTAGCCAgcattatgtttttatttcatttttatcgGTATCCTCATTGGCTGACCAGCATTTCACTATTACATGTAGACGCTAGCTGTGAGGAGGTGAACGAAGATGCAAGGGGTAAGGATGTGGAGGCAGACACAAGCTGTGAGGGGGTGAAGGTAGACGCAAGCGGTGAGGGTGTGGAGTCAGACACAAGCTGTGAGGGGGCAAAAGCGAACCCTGAATGCAGGAGAAAGaatcttttattaaataaagctCAGGAATTTGCCGATTTGAAGAGACAGTTTGATGATGTCTTGCCATTTAATGCCCACAAGGCGACGCCCCTTACAGACAGGTATTAACTATTAGGATGATCTGCTATCTGGCTTTTAGAGATTCTAATATTTCAGGTGTTTGTTAGCGCAGAAAGGTATCACTTTTTTCGATCTATAATCTGTAAATCTCATAGCAGAGATTGATCAACTTGTAGCGACCTCCTGCAAATACACTACATGGCAGGTTAAGTGCTCAACGGCGTGTATATATGCATTGCTCATGCTAccatatttgcatcatttggaAAGAAAGTTTCTACTTACTATCAAATGtagatattatttattgagtGTATTTCTACCAGTTCTTAGGTTGTTGACTCTTTGGAGATGATTGGTTGATAATGTTTCAACTTTTAAGTCAGCTCAAACAGATGACAACGGAATGTACACGCAGTGTGCATTTGTTACCGACGACGATTGAAATCACTCTAATTTAATATCCCGCTTTTTAATCTATCCACTTACGCTCTTTAGGGAATGAGATAAGGAACTTGACTTCCTGATTTGCCCTCATAATTACCTTGAAAGCTCATACGCTGCCATATCGGAGAGACTCTGTGCTAATTGAATATTATCAACGGTGATCAATCGAGTTAGTGAAGGAATGGATACTCAGCGTGCTCTACTCAATATCGTCTGCGCTAGACTGCATCTCGTTAGCCACTCGCTGTTATCATTGCTGACTTTGTTCATATATCTTACAGTTCCTACGGCAGCAGTCTCTCCTCCAGCAGTGACAACAGTCCAAGTGCAGAATCTCGTTCTATTACCAGCAATGTTAATGCATCTAATAAGGTAAGTTGGAAATATTGCTGCTGTACACTCAGTATTTTTGCCATAGAAGCTATTAGTTTCTGTCATAAAGCttcaatttaaagttttctCTTGAATCAGCAGAAAATTCTGCACTAGAATCAATACATTTGACAAACAACAGTCATGtttaaaatctgttttttgTTTAACGAAAAGCCGGCTGCGAAAGAAAAAATGGTATCCTTTTCACAGTTTGACCAAAATGCGGACCCACATTCTCTAATATAAAAATAGAGTTACCAGAAATACCTATCTGAGGCCAATATTAAAGAGTTTTATTTACAGAAATACATTTAGGTCGCTGTTTgcaatttttcttttcatccaTCCCtcagtgaaaataaaaaagatttggAAACCGCGATATTTTCCTATGAATTCTGAGTAAAAAGAAAACTAGAGGGTCTGTTGTTTTTGGCAAAATGATAATGCAATATCCTAAATTTATTGGGGCAAAATAAAATTGTTGGTGGATATGTTTAACTCTGATCCatgatcaatgtttttgtataggtacCAAGGCGAGCCGTTGGAAAGGCTTTTCGTTGTGAAAGAGTTAGCTAAATTGATAGATGGAATGTAAAAGGTTATCAAACTCTGGTCTTcggaaaatattttcatttataacTCTTAGGAGTGTGGGGGAGGTCACTGTGCTGTACAAAATAATTCTTGATATCCCTGCTGCTTATCTCGCCGGCGTTAGTTTCAACAAAATAAGGATTAACAGAACATATATTGTCGATTATATAAAACCAGTAAATAATCATAGTTTCTTTAGACATCAATAGGCTACTGATGTGCTTTATGTGCGTTTGTACTTTCCATGTTACAGAGTGCTCTATGTGAGTTCCTTTGCGTATATTATACCCACTCCAAACTAACAAATGTTTGTGTGACTCTCGAGTTTCAGTTGAAATTTGAACTGATTTTCAAGATGTGTTACTGATGAACGTTTTAGTAAATGAACTCTCCCGGTAAACGGTTATATTATAGTCCAATGTGTGTTATTCACCTTACAGAGCTTGTAGTTTTCTGCTTCATGACTGCCCTGTGTTGTTAGCATTCGACAATGTGTCTGATTGTAGGAGTCTGAAATAACCTTACCGCAGCTTGAGTGGACTGAATTAGAGCGGAGCATTAATCACAGCCATTCTTCCTCTCTACGGTCATCTAGTAACTCCAAGGTAATCAATAGGTAATCAATAGGTGATCAATAATTCAACTACTCAATCTAATTGTAGCTCTTTTCGATGTTCAACTTTAAGATTTAGCTGTTTGGTGTTGTTACTTGCAGCAACTAAAGTGTTGCTGATTGGTTGGATAAACTAGAGTGTTGCTGATTGGTTGAATAAACTATAATAGGTTGCCTGGATGGATAAACTATATGAATGGCTTGCTTCTTTCAACGAAGAAACACGCTCAATAATTGGTCCATGGTTCTGTTTTTACTAGGTTATTCCTTATTTTCTTTATATAAAAAGGTTGCGTTGCTCAGGAACTAAGGCTTCCTTTTTACATGATGACAGCCCAGCTACTCAATTTACTTGCAGCTCACTTCAATGTTCAACTTTTACCATTGAGCTGTTTGGTCTGACAAACTAGAAAGTGTTGCCGATTGGCCTGACACACTATAAAGTTTTGCTGATTGGTTGAATAAACTATTGAGTGTAGCTGATTGGTTGGATAAACTATCAAGTGTTGCTGACTGGTTGAATAAACTATTGAGTGTAGCTGATTGGCTGGATAAACTATCAAGTGTTGCTGATTGGTTGGATAAACTATCAAGTGTTGCTGATTGGTTGGAAAAGTGTTAGTAGCGTGTCCGCTAAGTCTCAGTAGGGTCTCCGCTAGGTGTCAGTAAGGTGGTTGCTAGGTATTAGTAAGGTGGTTGCTAGGTGTTAGTAAGGTGGTTGCTAGGTGTTAGTAAGGTGGTTGCTAGGTGTTAGTAAGGTGGTTGCTAGGTGTTAGTAAGGTGGTTTCTTGGTGTCAGTAGGGCGGTTGCTAGGCATAAGCATTGTCTGCTAGGTGTGTATAGCAGATCAGGTAAGTCTTTATTAGTTTCACCTAAGACGCTGTTGAGATTTCTATTATTTGTTACTTCATCTTTATGGCCACCATGTGAGTCATTCTATTATTCTATCAACAAACATACAGAGTTGTCTTTTCCTGTATTTCTGAGACATGGTTGTTCATAGTAACTACATGTCTCAAAGGATATGATCTAACAAATGCTTATAAGCGGTAATAGATGTGTTAATGACTTGAGTATGTGCATATGTTGCAGCCTGCTGTCCTTGGTGACACATAGTGCACATACCTGGTCAACATATGGTCGATAATCTTAGATTGGAAAATATGTTTCCCATTGTAACCAACGCTTGGCTGTATCCTGTAGTCTGTGAAGGATGCACACAGAGAAGATGTGAGAAAGAGATTAGCAATGAACACACCAACTGAAGGATTATACGGAGACGCGTACACTAGGTCCCAATCTAAACCCTATCGAGCATACAATAACGCTATGGAGCTTTATATGAATGACTGCAATGACGAGGTCAGGCACTTATCATAGATGTGCATACGTGGATTAagtcttgtttttttctattaattAACCGAACATATATAGACCTTAGCCCTTTCagtgccatccatgtacaaatttagctatcggcctagtgccagccattttaccgaaaattgccgacaatgcttcatgatatgtatacaatattttttcaatttcaaactttatctagatcattttttgtaacatattttattttgccaacgttttaactatgcaaaaaattcaatatatttatactttgtgcgatgacgaagctatgtgaagcgatcACTACGAAGCTTagacgatcctccacaatgttccttacttttacaaaactattacgttcaccactatcagagtcactgctgctactttaattatctgtataatcacaaaaatctaaatctgaattggctataatgtcatcaacataagtaattacctgttttctgactcgcgcgcggcacttaatgaactcacacaaaaattgttcgtttttaggttagtagttctcaaacacaagtttaaaattgcttcgttattttaggctaattttataaagatatCTTTGAACAAAGTTGTCAACATCTtgaaagtcctaaagaccgtgggttatgttgtcaacatcttgaaagtcctaaagaccgtgggttatgttgtcaacatcTTGAAAGTCCTAATGACCGTGGGTTGTATTgttaacgaataataaaatgaacttaatacgcaattgctgggaaagtcgcaattaTGCATCTATGGCATCGAAATGGTTAATAAGATGGAATGGTTTTCAATGCTATACATTCATACCTCGACCTGCAAGCTTAACGCATTCAGGGACTgcgctcgtatgtcaattttcccttatctcaaatcaatttttcctaTACAAGTTGCAAATACAAATTTTACCTAGATTAATTTGTTTCCATCTTTGTAAAAATTtacctaaaacaggatattgCTATGGAAAACgtgttttaattgttataaattACCAGCTATgttcacaaagtaacaaatacctatctagtggttatgatctgcaacaaCATGTAACATtgctatgtacagtactgtatggggTTATTACCTTCGAAACAGACGGTAGTGGTTGCCGGCGATGTGAGATGGAGTTGACAAAAACCCGTTCGGTACGCTACAATTTTGTGACACTACCtaacataaacattaaatttaacttaaattaacTTATCATACTTATACACTTTAAAATAAGGTTTAATCTTCCGGGACACCAATTCtaattttgcttttattttcagtttgcttttcttctttttcCAGCGTGACTCTTTTGGCCTCGTTTTCTGGCTCACTTTCATCTTCATTTTTAGCCACtctttttaaagcattttcTAACTGGTCCTACGGAAAGGATTGAGCGATGCTAATCTCATAATCAGCCTCCCGAATTCTTGATCAGCTAGTGGCTGCATCGTCACATCTcgtatgctcatatctcaaatttgtcttgtATCTCGCTTTCAGAGCCTCGGTttattatgaaattttttagctGCAATTCTATCATGCGCGACATGGAGGGAAAGGGCTGAGTCAACATAGATTTGACAGTTGTTCAAACTTTTATCAACTCAAGCTATTTGtatagttttatattgagccctAAAGTGAGGAAACAAACAAAGCTGGACTCGCTTATTCTTTATCATTAGCCACGAGATCTCCTTGCATCAACTTCCGTTAAAAAGATGAACAAGCAACCTAGCCTAGACCATTGGTTTTAGGTAAAAAATACACGaatcaaatatttgtaatatctatattaataaattgcaCATTTTCCTTGTGTTTGTCAGTAGACAAGAACGTTATGCGTTTCTACgttttttggctgatttcatcTAGACTTGACCATGCCTCCATACCATCCACCAggtcactaaaatatttggtctcaaaactcCACCTGGTTCCGGAGAACCAGCCCCTTAGACATCCATCTGTCGACTATTTGATTGAAAATGAGAGAAATGCAGGGCAAACCCTGGCTTACCGCTAGTAACCGCTGTAACTGTTTTTAGACCGACTGCATCACAACATATTCTCTGCAGTTTATCTAATGCATCAAAAATGGGAAGGCTGATACTGATACTACTTCattgtttttctcttttttccgGTCAGTTCTGGTCCTACCAGCTGCGATTAGTGAAGAATCACAGTATGTCACATCGCTTGAAGTTTGTGTTCCACATTACACTTAGTATCATGCTGTCTTGTAGGCTGCGAGTTGTGCTGCCGGGGGAGATAACTCTGAAACAGATTTGGCCACTAAGCAGCAAAGACTGCACGATCAGGCAACAATTGCTTACATACAGGTACCAAAAAGTGAGATGATGATGTCCTTGGCCATGTATTATAGTTACAGTAACTTCATCTAGCGTGTGATTGTCCTCTTCTGCTAGGTGTCAATAGTTTGTCTACTAGTATCTGTAGGATGACTGTAGGTGTCAGTAGGATGCCTGCTAGGCATAAGCATTGTCTGCTAGGTTTCTATAGCAGATCTGGTAGATCTTTGTTAGTTTCACCTACAACGCTGTTAAGATTTCCATTATTTGTCACTTCATCTTTATGGCCACCATGTGAGCCATTCTATTATTCTATCAACAAACATACAGAGTTGTCTGTTCCTGTATTTCTGCGACACTGTTGTTTGTAGTAATGACCAAAACAAAGGAATCTTTAATATTTCACCTTTATGTCAGTTGCGCGTGTGATCAACCTATTGCAATGCTTGTTTGGCAGGCTGGACCTATCGCGAAGAAGCTCATCGAGGTAGAAAAGAAGTCGGAAGAACCGTCCCAAATTGCTAGAATGGTTAGGAGCATTCTTGCTTTCATTAAAAATGATTACCTAGGGAGCCATTGAGAAATGACCTACTAGCATGTAGGTTATTGACTACATAAAATGTAATAGTTGTgtgtcaaaacaaaaaaaagctgTGTTTCACTTTTAGCAACATCAACAAATCGCACAAATGACATCACATGTCATTGAACATGTTTCCATGTGTTGTCTACTCCTGCACTCCGAGAACACAACTCTCAGTTTTATTAAGATCTTGTCTTATTTATCTACATTAATAGCTCGGAATCTCAACATTCAGAAGTCAGGGAGAGATGACATTAAATAAAAAACGTCTGGAATCCTTGTCCTTGGCACAGCTTCAAGTCGTCTATAACGCCATGCAGAATGAAATTGAACGTAAGTTGCTGACATTTTCCACCTGTGTGTCTCTAGTATATTCCAGTCAGCCATGTTACATATGGGAGTCATTCTCCTCTTGTCAGCTATCTTAACCTACAGAGCCAACTAAATGGCTGTTAGTGATACCGACACAATGCTTGACTTTGGTTGGAGAGTATAATTGTTTCACTGATGTCATCATTTTGGCCATCTGTAGCCTGGTTCTGTCGGTAGATCTATTTTACGCTTGTCAACCTTGTAAAGATTTGTATGTAGTGTTGACCTTTGCTATGAAGATGCTTATGAAAACTGGCTTAGTGCTGAACATCTCTTTGGTACTTACAGGGTTAAATGAGGAGCTCATGGAAATAGCTGTAGCCAGGGATGAACTGCACATGCAGCAAGACTCCATCTTAGTGAATATCGAGGATTTGGAAAAGTATGCGCCTGGAAATTATTAAGGCTTATTCACATATGGCAAATGAGGCATTGAGCATGTTTAGTGTTTTTGTTGGATCGGTTTTCTATGTCGCTGAATCCACCGCCACCTAGATCTTATTAGAATAGATAAcaagtacagtagatgctcttaCAACATAAATTATCCGTTCCGAGCACATTTATATTaaagggattttacattatatttttattaaactaCGTGTAAACTGCCTAGTCTGTTCCAAggtctttccaaactcacccctttggtcaATCAATAAAGAAAAAAGACTACTTTTTAATTTAGTGACCGTACAGTATTGTAGTATTGTTGGTTTGTATTGACAGCGTTTCTCTTCTTTCTTATCACTTGGCTTAGGACTCGTGATAACGATAATTTAACGTTAATTTGATAGGAGTGCGCCCCTTCAATGTCGATTGAAATCAATTTTGTTCACTTTTTTATAGACAGTAAGGtctataaaagaaaaaaagtgtATGTCTAAAAAACACGATAAAgaatatattttctatattcAGAGGGATGTCTGTCTGTTAAT
This region includes:
- the LOC137406187 gene encoding IQCJ-SCHIP1 readthrough transcript protein-like isoform X1; the encoded protein is MGDKDKINHNAVNSLISLRDAADLEVESIEPAASYDTLSEARQSRTFKSMTALDSTVAKEIFPETHQDAIDKRVAAAIVIQSHYRGYVDRGKFLGMLYDQFEKEEEDRKARAARQVEEGELLVANHKLEIEFEDAETAVKNKEKLYQFHIITIQRAWRAYKRRQLKKLHSLTDASCEEVNEDARGKDVEADTSCEGVKVDASGEGVESDTSCEGAKANPECRRKNLLLNKAQEFADLKRQFDDVLPFNAHKATPLTDSSYGSSLSSSSDNSPSAESRSITSNVNASNKESEITLPQLEWTELERSINHSHSSSLRSSSNSKSVKDAHREDVRKRLAMNTPTEGLYGDAYTRSQSKPYRAYNNAMELYMNDCNDEAASCAAGGDNSETDLATKQQRLHDQATIAYIQAGPIAKKLIEVEKKSEEPSQIARMLGISTFRSQGEMTLNKKRLESLSLAQLQVVYNAMQNEIERLNEELMEIAVARDELHMQQDSILVNIEDLEKRIEQLSHKRERKVQQKASKKTTAEEPATKSTSRMSRLFRLGRNS
- the LOC137406187 gene encoding IQCJ-SCHIP1 readthrough transcript protein-like isoform X2, with the protein product MKKSIEPAASYDTLSEARQSRTFKSMTALDSTVAKEIFPETHQDAIDKRVAAAIVIQSHYRGYVDRGKFLGMLYDQFEKEEEDRKARAARQVEEGELLVANHKLEIEFEDAETAVKNKEKLYQFHIITIQRAWRAYKRRQLKKLHSLTDASCEEVNEDARGKDVEADTSCEGVKVDASGEGVESDTSCEGAKANPECRRKNLLLNKAQEFADLKRQFDDVLPFNAHKATPLTDSSYGSSLSSSSDNSPSAESRSITSNVNASNKESEITLPQLEWTELERSINHSHSSSLRSSSNSKSVKDAHREDVRKRLAMNTPTEGLYGDAYTRSQSKPYRAYNNAMELYMNDCNDEAASCAAGGDNSETDLATKQQRLHDQATIAYIQAGPIAKKLIEVEKKSEEPSQIARMLGISTFRSQGEMTLNKKRLESLSLAQLQVVYNAMQNEIERLNEELMEIAVARDELHMQQDSILVNIEDLEKRIEQLSHKRERKVQQKASKKTTAEEPATKSTSRMSRLFRLGRNS